The following coding sequences lie in one Silene latifolia isolate original U9 population chromosome 5, ASM4854445v1, whole genome shotgun sequence genomic window:
- the LOC141657586 gene encoding uncharacterized protein LOC141657586 isoform X1: MASFASLKSQVFDREDRKQFIRTEEDEMDTSWEQRLVNNSYFEAGEHKQALVKLVVCEGCAEKLHYKRDREQAEIRQKEEVNRNRELTGIEDDMGDEQRKSIDRKRTDSGMEREDSRGRREKKIKSREGK, from the exons ATGGCTTCCTTCGCGTCTCTAAAATCCCAGGTTTTCGACAGAGAAGATCGTAAACA GTTCATTCGTACTGAAGAAGATGAAATGGACACATCCTGGGAGCAAAGGCTG GTGAACAACTCTTATTTTGAGGCAGGAGAGCACAAACAAGCTCTTGTCAAATTGGTTGTTTGTGAGGG GTGTGCAGAAAAACTCCATTATAAAAGAGACAGGGAGCAAGCAGAGATCAGACAAAAAGAAGAGGTTAACAGGAACAG GGAATTGACAGGAATAGAAGATGACATGGGTGATGAACAGAGGAAAAGCATTGACAGAAAGAGAACAGACTCAGGGATGGAAAGAGAAGATTCCAGGGGACGGAG
- the LOC141657586 gene encoding uncharacterized protein LOC141657586 isoform X2: MEVAKEGILDIIFHGTAFVVVVISRLHVLLQYWNQFLSFSDCCKNRCAEKLHYKRDREQAEIRQKEEVNRNRELTGIEDDMGDEQRKSIDRKRTDSGMEREDSRGRREKKIKSREGK, translated from the exons ATGGAGGTGGCAAAGGAGGGTATACTGGATATTATTTTTCATGGAACAGCTTTTGTGGTGGTGGTTATTTCTCGTCTTCATGTTCTTCTCCAATACTGGAACCAGTTTCTGAGCTTCTCTGATTGCTGCAAAAATAGGTGTGCAGAAAAACTCCATTATAAAAGAGACAGGGAGCAAGCAGAGATCAGACAAAAAGAAGAGGTTAACAGGAACAG GGAATTGACAGGAATAGAAGATGACATGGGTGATGAACAGAGGAAAAGCATTGACAGAAAGAGAACAGACTCAGGGATGGAAAGAGAAGATTCCAGGGGACGGAG